The Candoia aspera isolate rCanAsp1 chromosome 13, rCanAsp1.hap2, whole genome shotgun sequence genome includes the window AGTCTTCCTCAAAATGTGCTTTCacctttccagtctagcctacagtcctgggctagagtcgctgggagttgggcagcatataaatttaatatgtaATAATCATAATTAGTCTTTCATCTATGTAGTAACCAGATTTCACTCTGTTTTATTTGAGGCGCATCAGCCAAGTTCTGGGGAATGTTGCTATCTTGGGGACAATCTAGTTTTATTGCCctaattcagggtttctcaaccttggcaacttgaagatgtgtggacttcaactcccagaattccccagctagccttgctggctggggaattctgggagttgaagtccacacatcttcaagtctgagttgagaaacactgccctaattgATGGCCTCTTTCCAAGGATCCCCACAAGAGGCTTTCCTATCTCCTACTGTCTGACCTTTTTCAATTAGAAATGCCAGAAATTCATTCTGGAATGTTCTCACCTCAACACTGTAGTTCcttccaagttgccaaggtgaaGATGCAGTTAAGTTTCTCTTCAGAAGTTTGACTAGGACTTCAGGCTGCTTGGAAGGTACGTCCTCTGAATTTTCTGGTACTCCCATTTTAAGGGCAGCTTGTGGTAGTTGATAAGAGGGAAGTCTGCTGAATACCTGGACAGCAAGCCTTCAGAATCCTCAAGGATGAGCTTTGGGTAGTTCAAGTGTTGGCACCTGAGCTCTGATCATGGTGTCCTAATTGATGTATCAATGCAGACaccttgccacctcttcttaacaCTGTTTTGTTCTAAACTATTCAGGAACCTGCCCAACCTATTCATGCCTGCCTCAGAAGATGGCTTTATTAAAGCTGCTCCCACCGGATCCGGAAGATGAGGGCACTCAAAGGTGCAGACTTGGGCCTGCTGCATTCACCTCCCTGGATGCTAAGCTGGGCTCTCTGATCAAGATCACCTTGCCCAGTGGCTGTTGCCTGTGCAGTGCCTGGCCGAGGCATGATTCGGCTGATGGCTACTTGCAGCTCGACCTCAAATGCAGAAGTTGGGGCTTAAGGGAAAACCAGCTACGAAACCAGACTGTGACCATGGACCATTTGAGAGTGGTGGCCTGCCCTGAGCTCAGACAAGTGACGGTCCGAGTCATCTTTAAAAACCCCGCCTCCAAAAAAGTCATTCCTGAAACAATGCTGCAGGAAGTGGTGCGAGAGCTTTTGAGAAAGGCCTGTGTCGCATGCCAACACGTTGTGACTTTTCCCCCAATTCTGGGCAATCCTGTGGAGGGCGTTGAAATATTGTCCATGAAGCCATCCACCACAGAAGAAGCTGGCTTGATCACTCCCCGAACCAACGTTAACATTAAAGAGACTATCACATTGGACAGATATAATCGCCTGATGGGAGACAGTTCAAAAATCCTGGTGGCTGGCTTGGATGAAGTCAGCAGTGCTTTGAAAGAAATGATTGAGTTGCCTTTGCGTTTTCcgaacacttttaaaaaattaggccTTTCAGTCCCAAAGGGAGTTCTTTTGGTGGGACCGCCGGGAGTTGGCAAGACGCTGCTGGTAAAAGCGGTGACTGGAGAAGTCAGGGCCTGTCTGGTGTGTCTCAGCGGCCCTGTTGTCTATGGTTCGCGGCCTGGTGAAAGCGAGGAGAACTTGCGACAAGTCTTCAAGCAAGCAAGGGAACTCTCCAGCGAAGGGCCCACAGTCCTTTTTATTGATGAGATTGATTCGTTGTGCCCCAGGCGCGGAGCTACAGGTCATGCCCCTGAGCATCGTCTGGTGGCTCAGCTGCTAACTCTTCTAGATGGATTTGGTCAAGATGATGGCCTGGTAGTTGTAGGGGCAACAAACAGGCCAGATTCCCTGGACCCCGCATTGAGGAGACCAGGCAGGTTTGACCAGGAGGTAATTGACCGTTGTTTCTTCAGTCCCTCCAGCAAGTGGTTGGTGCTTCATATTTTGTGGGAAGAGATGGTTAGAAAAAGCCATGGGCTATGAGCTGTTGGATAAAGGCAGTACAATGGCTTTAGAGCTGGCCCAAGTCATTTTGCTGTTTTAAGTCAAAGGCCAAGTTGGTGCCTCCTTCCTATTCCATGTGCAAAACTTTCTCAACTAGCAGTTGACTCTTGTGTATGGTCTGATGGACAATCATCCTCTGCTTCTTCAGAAGACAACAGGCAACTTAGGGGTGCAGGTGGGGCGCTATGTATCTTTCTCCTCCGATGCTTCCTGCCACTCCCCCTGAGGCTATTGCTCCATTTTGCTTAATTGTACAACCAGGGCTGCTTCAAATGAATGTACTACTTGATATTCCATCTTAATTCAGAATATGTACGATACTCATATGAAAGTAAGTGCAGTGATTAGTTTCAGTAACTCAAGGCACACTGGCCCTTGTTTTCATCCTCATGTGCCTTTGTGAGAGCTGGTTCAGATTAAGCTCTGCCTTGCCCTGGGTTACACTAGCATCGGTGAGTGCTAGAAATAACAAAATGCCTATGTTTTCCATCCTTGCTTTAGATTATCATTGGGAGCCCAACCCTTAAGCAAAGGAAGTCTATTCTGCAGCTGATTACTGCTGGCATGCCTGTGTCAGACAACGTTAATTTGCTGGAACTGGCAGAAATAACAACTGGTTTTGTTGGGGCTGACCTTACATCACTCTGCAGAGAAGCTGCAATGCAAGCTCTGTTTCGTAATTGCACAGTAAGAAGCTCTTTCAAATTTCTTCATGTGGTGTGTTCTCTTTTCTACCAGGATTGTTCTGTTGTGAATTAACTTGGCCTTCCTCACTGGTGatatccagatgtgttggattcagTCTTTACGCCTGATGTTCCTTTTGTTACTTCTACTGATGCTTTGAAGGCCAATCCCAACTATTTACACAGAGAATGTGTTCGTACATTGCATAAAACCATAaagtggtttatttggttttggtttagcatcaCAGGAGAATCCTGttgctgtggtttgtaaaccttgTTTTATGGCATAGCATATTGTGGGAAACCAGTCAATTGTGACTTTTTCCACAAAGTACCCAGTctgtttcccttcctttttaacTCCATcatcccttcccctccccactacATTGTGTTAAATTACAGTTATCAGGAGAAGCTTGCCCAATTATTTTAGCAAGGTGGCGTCTATATTTATGTTGTCCCAAACTATTGTATATATTAATGGAATCCATTTTTCCACCAAAGCGGAGTAGATGTAATCAAGTGATTACCCAGATTATCAACTAATTCTAGATTAACAGAGATGTTAACAAGTTAGTAACTTCTTTTTGTTGCCCAAAGCAAATCaaatttttctatttctgtgtgCATTTCTCTTCAGGATTCAGTTTGCCCTGTTGAGATGTCAGACTTCCACAAGGCCCTGAAAAAGATTCAACCATCCTCTTTCCGAAGTGGAATTGGGTTAACAGACTTCAAGCCTGTTTCATGGGATCAGATTGGTGGCCTTGAAGatgtgaaattaaaattaaaacaggtaGACTTACAGAGCAGAGTCTTGAACAAAGACTACTATTGATGGTCTCCAAAGAGGCAAGGATTCCTATACTTATTCATTGCATTTGTGTAACCCCAATACACATACAGTAAGATCTTCTCTTTGAAGTACCTAGTAGAATCCATGATGTTACTTTGAGAGCTAGTGTAggctaggaagaaggaaatgttttCCACCCTCCTGAGCTTACTAGGTAGTTTCACACTCTCATCTGCAATATGGCAATAATAAGCCTGACTCACtctacagcatgctggctggggaattctgggagttgaagtccacacagcttgaagttgtcaaggttgagaaacactgctctacaggatTGGCTGACAACAGTCTTTGGAAAACACACTGAACTCTCTAAGTCAAAGGTTCTCAAATAAAGGTCTATGGATCACCGATGGTCTCTCTGAACTTCATTCAGAtgatttataaaaagaaaatataacaagAATTAATATCTGAAGTtgattctgacttttttttttgttctgacaGTGCAGATTGAAGCTGTTTTGACTCAGGTTGGAAGATCAGCAAATAGGATTTTCCATTTCAAGGTGTTTGGGGCACCTTGTCTTTTCTTCCATGTAATTTTACTTGGCTATCTGGTAGAGCTATGATAGGAAGCCGGTAAACTGGATACAGCAAAGCAGAGGCAAAAGATTTGCTCAGAGATGAAAAGTAAAACTTTTTAGCACAAAGATGTATTCGCATGGCTTATAAATATTCAGTGGACTCATTTGCTTCCTACCACTATGGCACATGCACTTATTACCTGGAAAAATTAGTAAACTGtaagcaatgttttaaaaataaatttgttgcTGTGCTCACAAAGCAGGCTAGAATTCAGAATGAGAAGATGTTCACGCATCTTGCCAGGGCACAGTATGATGTGTGCGAACTCTGTCCTAAAGCCATGGTTTATGATTTACCATGTGTGACTCCGGGTAATTGTGGATTGTTCATGAAGCTGGTTTGAAGATGGATTGCCTTGTAGGATTTTGTACCATGAGAAATTAATAGAAAGTTCTGTTCTTTTACTGATTTGCAGAGTATTGAATGGCCAGTAAAATTCCCAGAAGCGTTTGTTCGGATGGGGCTGGCCCGCCCAAAGGGTATCCTTCTCTATGGACCATCAGGTTGTGCAAAAACGATGCTTGTGAAAGCCGCAGCATCCTGTTCTCATTGTTCCTTTCTGTCTGTGAACGGTGCTGATCTTTTCTCACCTTTGGTTGGAGACTCAGAGAAGTCTTTGTCTCAGGTTTGGTTTTCGTTCTCAGAAATCCATAGTCTTTGAGGGAAGAGGGCTCGTGTTGGCCAATGGAATGGTTCAGACATAATCACTCTAGGCCCATAACAATCAGATTATGGTTTCATTGTCTGGTTTGTAGTTTGAGATTATAGTTTCTCAGTTTGGATGTAATAGAATACTGTGTGATCTAAGGAAGAATTTAATGTTGCAGTTTTGgcagacaagaaaacaaaagtgCAAAGAAGGTTTAggccagggttccccaaagtggtcattATCGACCTCCAAGGGTTGATGGGCCTTCCAAGgcgtctattattattattcatagtactattagttaaagtagtatttattaaattattttcatgtaataaatgtttgggggtcgatgaacaatctgaaacttcaagatggggttgatgagctgaagagtttggggactccTGGTTTAGGCACTACATTCAATACTTTATTACACATAGGAACAGACAGATCACATTTACACATAACTGTAAGCTGGAACTCCTGGTTAATCTTGATTAAATGGTATGCCTAGCCTATTTGTCCTTTTTTTCACCTGACTTTTCAGGAAGGAACAGCTTGCTGTGCTATCTAGAATTGGTTTGTGACTTTCAAACAAGCCAACGTTTTTCAATACCAGAAAGCAAAGGATGTTATTGGTTTACAAATCCTGGCTTATTTGGGAGCAACAAATTGGATTCAGGTAGATGTAATAACAGAATTATCCTTTCTAATTAGTTTTTCCTCCTCACACAGCATGGAGCCAGCAGGCTATGTAATGAACCCACTGTTCATTCACATATGGTCTGCCTTACTGTTATGCGCATGTAATCGAgcctacatttttaaaagctgtgaaTCTGTTCTCTTCATATCATAAACTTCAGCCCTGCTGAACAAGCTTGGCTTTTAATGAAACCTTGAGTTAGAATATTTTTGAGATTATCTGTACGGATATACCTCATGGAACCACACATGTGATCGTTCACATACAGTAGCTGAAATATAGCTTCAGTATGTACTAAGGTTAGTCTACattctgaaaattattttgacttgaaaaaataaagactgaaagtatgcagttttgttgtttatttcacaCCTGATATACTTGATATGCTTGGCtatttgatttttctcttttttttccccctccaaggTATTTCGTCAAGCAAGAGCAAATAGCCCAGCAATAGTCTTCCTGGATGAAATTGATGCTATCTTGGGATCCCGATCAGTGACTAACACTGGGTGTGGAGTCCATGAGAGAGTTCTTTCTGTCCTTCTCAATGAGTTGGATGGTATTGGAGTAAAGTTAACTGAGCGAAGAGGAAATAAAGCAGAGGTGGAAAATGAGAGTCGAGAACTAGCTGAAAGTGATAAAGAGGTATATAGATAACAAGTAACCAATGTTAATTGGATTTTTATTTAAGATGATTCTGGAATTCCTCTCTTGTAAGATCACATCATTCTACCCTGTTGAATGAGATAGGATAAAGTCTTTTTTGTCTCTTTATTTCCTTAGCTGACATCAAGTATTAAAGCATGCCGGTAGGCTATCTAAAGCCAGGAAACAGCAAGGTGGTTTAAATAGTTCAACGGCTAACCGTTAATCATTTCTATCAACTTACTAGTTAGAACTTCAGGAGGTTTTTAACAAAGATGTCATAGTTGTCGCTGCAACAAATAGACCAGACCTGTTGGATGATGCCTTGTTACGTCCAGGCCGTTTAGACAAGATCATCTATGTTCCACCACCAGATCAGAAGGTATGGCATAAAACTAGATGAATTTGAAATCAAAGTTATTGATTCTAAGTATTCagtttttagtaaaaaaaatggCATATTGCAGTGGTGTAGCTCATTGCAGACATCACTGTGAGAACTATGAATGTGTTCTAAACATGTCTCCAGCTTTCTCTTCAAAGATATTGGCTGGATTTCCATATCATCCTAAGCTGTGGTTATTTAACTGTAAATTTATTGAATAAGTCACCACTTGCTAGATTTACATAATAGTATATGATAAATTCTAATTTACAGAATATAGTGACTAGAGCCACATAACACACTAAGCAAAGAATAACAAATGCATTTGGCTAACCGAGATGTGTGACCCTCTCACCCTGTCAACAGACCACCATTAAGGAAAATATAGTTTTGTACACTTGTGTAACCCAGGTGTCATCCATGCCACCACATGCTTGATGAACACTGCAGGCATTACCACTTTGTCAATTCATTGGCGGTGTTTGCTTTTAAGAGTGTGCAGATCACAGCCTATAAAGTTAGTCAAATAACTCTGCCTCTTTTGTGATGTCTTTTACAATAGGGAAGGCTTTCTGTTTTGAAAATCTGCACGGAAAAAATTCCAATAGATTCTGATGTCTCCCTAGCAGATATAGCAACTCAAACTAATATGTTCTCTGGAGCCGACCTTGTGAATCTCTGTAAGGAAGTAAGTCATTTTCTTGTTAATTTATAATGAATCGTTGACAAGATTTAAAGAAAGTGGGGGACAGACTAGCGAACTGGcatttgtttgtgtgtatttatGGCATATATGTATATTCATTTATGTATGAGaatgatattttatatttcatttataatgAGCATTTTTCCCCATCTCTTAGGCTGCTTTGCTAGCATTGCAAGAGAACAAAGTTGAAGCAACAGCCgtgaaatataaacattttgaaaaatccCTGGAGACTGTAAAGTCATCATTAACACACAAAGAATTGGAATTTTATGAAAAACTGTTTAGAATTCAGTAATGTGATTTGCAAAATGGATATATACCAACATACACCGGTATGTTCAACTTGGACAATAAATTAAAGATCTGTAAAGTGGGGGTGGAATAATGAAGGAGTGCTAGCATATATGGatgattgtatttattttaaatattttatgccaCTTCTCCAGAATTGTTTAATGTATGTACCTCTGCTTCTCTTAGGATTCTAGTGGAACTTGATTCCCATGTTTTTCAGAGAA containing:
- the AFG2B gene encoding ATPase family gene 2 protein homolog B translates to MALLKLLPPDPEDEGTQRCRLGPAAFTSLDAKLGSLIKITLPSGCCLCSAWPRHDSADGYLQLDLKCRSWGLRENQLRNQTVTMDHLRVVACPELRQVTVRVIFKNPASKKVIPETMLQEVVRELLRKACVACQHVVTFPPILGNPVEGVEILSMKPSTTEEAGLITPRTNVNIKETITLDRYNRLMGDSSKILVAGLDEVSSALKEMIELPLRFPNTFKKLGLSVPKGVLLVGPPGVGKTLLVKAVTGEVRACLVCLSGPVVYGSRPGESEENLRQVFKQARELSSEGPTVLFIDEIDSLCPRRGATGHAPEHRLVAQLLTLLDGFGQDDGLVVVGATNRPDSLDPALRRPGRFDQEIIIGSPTLKQRKSILQLITAGMPVSDNVNLLELAEITTGFVGADLTSLCREAAMQALFRNCTVRSSFKFLHVDSVCPVEMSDFHKALKKIQPSSFRSGIGLTDFKPVSWDQIGGLEDVKLKLKQSIEWPVKFPEAFVRMGLARPKGILLYGPSGCAKTMLVKAAASCSHCSFLSVNGADLFSPLVGDSEKSLSQVFRQARANSPAIVFLDEIDAILGSRSVTNTGCGVHERVLSVLLNELDGIGVKLTERRGNKAEVENESRELAESDKELELQEVFNKDVIVVAATNRPDLLDDALLRPGRLDKIIYVPPPDQKGRLSVLKICTEKIPIDSDVSLADIATQTNMFSGADLVNLCKEAALLALQENKVEATAVKYKHFEKSLETVKSSLTHKELEFYEKLFRIQ